One stretch of Siphonobacter curvatus DNA includes these proteins:
- a CDS encoding fumarate reductase/succinate dehydrogenase flavoprotein subunit: MATSPKLDAKIPDGPLETKWTKYRSTVPLVNPANKRSLEIIVIGTGLAGASAAATLAELGYKVKAFCFQDSARRAHSIAAQGGINAAKNYQNDGDSVYRLFYDTIKGGDYRAREANVYRLAEVSGNIIDQCVAAGVPFAREYGGLLSNRSFGGTQVQRTFYAAGQTGQQLLLGAYSGLQRQVGAGNITMYTRHEMLDVVMIDGKCRGIIARNLITGELERHFGHAVLICSGGYGNVFYLSTNAMGSNVTAAWKAHKKGAFFGNPCFTQIHPTCIPVSGDHQSKLTLMSESLRNDGRIWVPKKKDDNRSADQIPEDERDYYLERRYPAFGNLVPRDIASRAAKERCDAGYGVGTSKMAVYLDYYAAYERYGKGEVNKRGIHNASADQILQLGKAVVKEKYGNLFDMYKQITGEDPYQVPMRIYPAVHYTMGGLWVDYNLMTTVPGLYALGEANFSDHGANRLGASALMQGLADGYFVIPYTIGAYLASEIRTKAISTDHPAFVQAEKEVNDRITKLISIKGTKSPEAYHKELGKIMWDKCGMARNEQGLKEAIQEIRALKKEFWSNVKVMGDIDEFNPELDKANRVADFIELGELMCMDALDRNESCGGHFREEYQTEEGEAKRDDENYMYVSAWEYQGESQWELHKEELNYENIKIAQRSYK; encoded by the coding sequence ATGGCAACATCACCCAAATTGGATGCCAAAATACCTGACGGGCCGCTGGAGACGAAGTGGACAAAGTACCGCTCGACCGTGCCGCTCGTTAACCCTGCCAATAAACGGAGTCTGGAAATTATCGTCATTGGTACGGGACTAGCCGGAGCTTCGGCGGCGGCTACGTTGGCTGAGTTAGGTTATAAAGTAAAAGCATTTTGTTTTCAGGATTCTGCTCGCCGGGCTCACTCCATTGCGGCTCAGGGTGGAATTAACGCTGCTAAAAACTATCAAAACGACGGTGACTCCGTGTACCGTCTGTTTTATGATACGATCAAAGGTGGTGATTACCGGGCTCGGGAAGCTAACGTATACCGTTTGGCCGAAGTATCCGGGAATATCATTGATCAGTGCGTAGCCGCTGGTGTACCTTTTGCCCGTGAATACGGCGGACTGCTTTCCAACCGGTCATTCGGTGGTACGCAAGTTCAACGTACGTTCTACGCGGCAGGTCAAACGGGTCAGCAATTACTGCTGGGAGCTTATTCAGGCTTACAGCGTCAGGTAGGAGCGGGTAACATTACGATGTATACCCGTCACGAAATGCTGGATGTGGTTATGATCGACGGCAAATGCCGGGGTATCATTGCTCGTAACCTGATTACGGGTGAACTTGAGCGTCACTTTGGTCATGCGGTTCTGATTTGCTCAGGCGGGTACGGAAATGTATTCTATCTGTCAACGAACGCCATGGGTTCAAACGTAACGGCTGCGTGGAAAGCTCACAAAAAAGGAGCATTCTTCGGAAACCCCTGCTTTACGCAAATTCACCCGACGTGTATTCCGGTATCGGGCGATCACCAGTCGAAACTGACGTTGATGTCCGAATCCTTACGGAATGACGGTCGGATTTGGGTGCCTAAAAAGAAAGATGATAACCGTTCAGCTGATCAGATTCCTGAAGACGAACGTGATTACTACCTCGAACGTCGTTACCCTGCGTTTGGTAACCTCGTACCCCGGGATATTGCCAGCCGGGCTGCTAAAGAGCGTTGTGATGCAGGTTATGGAGTAGGTACTTCGAAAATGGCCGTTTACCTGGATTACTATGCCGCTTATGAGCGATACGGTAAAGGTGAAGTAAACAAAAGAGGTATTCATAATGCCTCGGCGGATCAGATTCTTCAATTAGGAAAGGCTGTCGTAAAAGAAAAATACGGTAACCTTTTCGATATGTATAAGCAGATTACGGGTGAAGATCCGTATCAGGTGCCGATGCGTATTTACCCAGCCGTTCACTATACCATGGGAGGTCTTTGGGTGGATTACAACCTGATGACGACGGTACCGGGTCTGTATGCTTTGGGCGAGGCCAACTTCTCCGATCACGGAGCAAACCGTCTGGGAGCGTCAGCTCTGATGCAGGGTCTGGCCGATGGTTACTTTGTAATTCCTTACACCATTGGTGCCTACTTGGCGAGTGAAATTCGGACGAAAGCGATTTCAACGGATCACCCCGCCTTTGTACAAGCCGAGAAAGAAGTAAACGACCGGATTACTAAACTGATTTCGATTAAAGGCACGAAATCTCCCGAAGCTTACCACAAAGAACTGGGTAAGATTATGTGGGATAAGTGTGGAATGGCCCGTAATGAACAAGGTCTTAAAGAAGCCATTCAGGAGATTCGGGCTCTGAAAAAAGAGTTCTGGTCGAATGTGAAAGTCATGGGTGACATCGATGAGTTCAACCCAGAACTGGACAAGGCCAACCGCGTTGCTGACTTTATTGAGCTGGGCGAGTTGATGTGTATGGACGCTCTGGATCGGAATGAATCCTGTGGCGGTCACTTCCGCGAAGAATACCAAACGGAAGAAGGCGAAGCCAAACGGGACGATGAGAATTACATGTATGTATCCGCATGGGAATACCAGGGTGAATCGCAGTGGGAGCTTCACAAAGAAGAACTCAACTACGAAAACATCAAAATTGCCCAGCGTTCTTATAAGTAA
- a CDS encoding succinate dehydrogenase cytochrome b subunit, with product MSWVTQTFSSSLGRKLIMSLTGLFLCTFLVVHVSGNLQLFNHDEGYGFNKYAAFMSTFKPIRVVSYGLYAFILWHAVQGLWLAKDNRKARGAQRYVVVHNQSTWASRNMALLGTMLLLYIVVHMHDFWYVYHYGDVPYRQYEESLVTGDISSTPYTGQPIKGRLEEYVREDSQTRVTIVKDLYKETTVAFSNPLLVLFYVLGMAALAYHLVHGFWSAFQTLGWNHPKYNPLIRFLGVWVFGIGIPLAFAAMPIYFYIKSLGA from the coding sequence ATGTCCTGGGTCACACAAACTTTTTCGAGTTCGCTGGGCCGCAAGCTCATTATGTCCTTAACCGGATTGTTCTTATGTACTTTCCTGGTGGTACACGTGAGCGGTAACCTGCAATTGTTCAATCACGATGAAGGCTATGGCTTTAATAAGTACGCTGCCTTCATGTCTACGTTCAAGCCCATTCGGGTCGTTTCTTACGGCTTGTATGCATTCATTCTCTGGCATGCCGTTCAGGGATTGTGGCTGGCAAAAGACAACCGTAAAGCCCGTGGAGCACAGCGGTATGTAGTGGTTCATAACCAAAGTACCTGGGCTAGCCGTAACATGGCTCTGCTGGGTACCATGCTGTTGTTGTACATTGTCGTACACATGCACGATTTCTGGTATGTGTATCATTACGGGGATGTACCGTATCGCCAGTACGAAGAAAGTCTGGTAACGGGCGACATCTCTTCTACGCCGTATACGGGGCAGCCGATCAAAGGCCGCCTGGAAGAGTACGTACGCGAAGATTCACAAACTCGGGTTACGATTGTGAAGGACTTGTACAAGGAAACGACCGTAGCTTTTTCTAATCCCTTACTGGTATTATTCTACGTATTGGGAATGGCGGCTCTGGCCTATCACTTGGTTCACGGATTCTGGAGTGCTTTCCAAACGCTGGGTTGGAATCACCCCAAGTATAATCCGCTGATTCGTTTTCTCGGCGTGTGGGTATTTGGTATTGGTATCCCGCTGGCTTTTGCGGCCATGCCTATTTATTTTTACATTAAGAGTTTAGGAGCGTAA
- a CDS encoding T9SS type B sorting domain-containing protein yields the protein MRTLYRLFGLLVFTICGLTSTAWATHVRAGEITSRRISSTSLTYELTLTIYCDYQFGKAATDGTAAGGVKFCYGDGTPIQTTPLFTQGLPNGGLVDVGNSTVRLIFRTTHTFSAPGTYTVSVGIDNRNKGTLNITNGNSDSYPFFVESTLAINSFLGLNSTPVMLNPPVDFEACAGQRYIHNPSAFDADGDSLAYRLTQNKSTLVGESCNGFVIPSIVYPNDIPNCNDRNEANTGAAGYTINATTGDLIWDAPSCPGQYNAAFIIEEWRNGVKIGEITRDMQIIVRDCQNKRPTLEVPDEICVEAGSTATFNVRATDPDGNRLTITSTGGVYQQTPLGVNLIQPPFATFTTPTQPQASPATGTFSWQTNCTQVRQLPYEVLFKVRDHPGSVQPYLVDSKTVKVRVVAPAPKNLRSEPSGTGYVLNWDAYPCQITGAQIVIYRRQGCTNLTPDICKPGPPPGYVEVGRVPATQTTYTDNSTGLRPNTEYSYRIVASFPGPNNLTQFTSTFSNQACQRLPNQALYITNVTVDETSTTQGQITVKWTRPEGTGARQYRILRATGLNGTAYTQVGTINTNLSAPRTNDTIYVDRGLNTEANAYRYRVDVFNGTTRQDSSQAASSVRLSGNGQSRAVQLSWQANVPWSNDNQTHRIYRQVRPGVYNLIQQVAVQGPGTYTYTDNGRDNVTSDGDVSTTLSADSTYCYRVETVGTYNDPTIHGGLLYNFSQRLCLTPTDTTRPCPPVLTLDQLDCATYVQGICEEGPYSNKLSWTDATTGPNGAACDPNIVQYNIYYKRYGDTGDFEKIGETKSPPSRNFTHDNLSSYAGCYYVTSVNRFGTESVPSNTVCQDNCTDYSLPNVITPNSDGKNDTFEPIRCPRFVKNVRFRVYNRWGVKVYESNDNVLIEWDGRTDSGKELAAGTYYYEAQVTYERLNRADENRPAILKSWVQIIR from the coding sequence ATGAGAACCCTTTACCGTTTATTTGGATTACTGGTTTTTACCATTTGTGGCTTAACCTCCACGGCCTGGGCTACCCACGTGCGGGCCGGAGAGATTACTTCCCGCCGGATATCCAGTACCAGCTTAACCTACGAGTTAACGCTTACGATTTACTGCGACTATCAATTTGGTAAAGCCGCGACGGATGGCACAGCAGCGGGCGGTGTAAAATTTTGTTACGGGGACGGAACTCCCATTCAAACCACGCCCCTCTTCACGCAAGGTTTGCCCAATGGAGGTTTAGTAGATGTGGGGAACAGCACGGTACGACTTATCTTTCGTACCACCCATACCTTCAGTGCTCCGGGTACGTATACCGTTTCCGTTGGGATTGATAACCGAAATAAGGGCACCCTCAATATTACCAATGGTAATTCGGATAGCTATCCTTTTTTCGTTGAATCTACACTGGCGATCAACTCTTTTTTGGGTTTGAATAGCACCCCGGTTATGCTGAATCCCCCCGTTGACTTTGAAGCCTGTGCCGGTCAACGTTACATTCACAACCCCAGTGCATTTGATGCAGACGGCGACAGCCTGGCGTACCGCTTGACGCAAAACAAATCAACGCTGGTGGGCGAGTCCTGTAATGGGTTTGTAATTCCGAGTATTGTATATCCCAACGACATCCCGAATTGTAACGACCGTAACGAAGCCAATACGGGTGCTGCGGGTTATACAATCAATGCGACTACTGGGGATTTAATCTGGGATGCTCCTTCCTGCCCCGGCCAGTATAACGCCGCATTTATCATTGAAGAATGGCGGAATGGCGTGAAAATTGGTGAGATCACACGGGATATGCAGATTATCGTTCGGGACTGCCAGAATAAACGGCCTACGTTAGAAGTTCCCGATGAAATTTGCGTAGAAGCAGGATCAACGGCTACGTTCAATGTACGGGCTACGGACCCCGATGGCAACCGTTTAACGATCACTTCTACGGGAGGGGTTTACCAGCAAACACCGCTGGGCGTAAACCTGATTCAGCCGCCCTTTGCTACGTTCACTACACCGACTCAACCGCAGGCATCGCCGGCTACGGGTACCTTTAGCTGGCAAACCAACTGTACGCAGGTACGGCAACTGCCCTATGAAGTACTCTTCAAGGTGCGAGATCATCCCGGATCAGTTCAACCTTATTTGGTGGATAGCAAAACAGTGAAGGTACGCGTGGTCGCTCCCGCTCCCAAAAACCTACGGTCTGAACCCAGCGGTACGGGTTACGTACTCAACTGGGATGCGTACCCCTGTCAGATTACCGGAGCCCAAATTGTGATCTACCGCCGTCAGGGTTGTACCAATCTGACTCCTGACATCTGTAAACCAGGCCCACCGCCGGGTTACGTGGAAGTAGGCCGGGTTCCGGCTACGCAAACGACCTATACAGATAATTCTACTGGTCTACGGCCTAATACGGAGTACAGCTACCGGATTGTCGCTTCGTTCCCTGGTCCCAATAACCTGACGCAGTTTACCAGTACGTTCTCGAATCAGGCCTGTCAGCGATTACCTAATCAGGCTCTGTACATAACCAACGTAACCGTTGACGAAACGTCGACTACGCAGGGTCAGATTACCGTAAAATGGACGCGGCCCGAAGGTACGGGTGCCCGTCAGTATCGCATCCTCCGGGCTACGGGTTTGAATGGTACGGCTTATACGCAAGTAGGCACGATCAATACCAACTTATCCGCTCCCCGTACTAACGATACCATTTACGTGGATCGTGGACTGAATACCGAAGCGAACGCCTACCGCTACCGTGTAGATGTGTTCAACGGTACCACGCGGCAGGATTCTTCGCAGGCAGCCAGTAGCGTTCGTCTGAGCGGAAATGGCCAGTCCCGTGCGGTACAGCTCTCCTGGCAAGCCAATGTCCCCTGGAGCAATGATAACCAGACCCACCGCATTTACCGTCAGGTACGGCCAGGCGTGTACAATTTGATTCAGCAGGTAGCCGTACAGGGCCCCGGAACCTATACGTACACGGATAATGGACGAGACAACGTAACCTCCGATGGGGATGTGAGTACGACACTTTCCGCGGACTCTACGTATTGTTATCGTGTTGAAACGGTGGGTACGTACAATGATCCAACCATTCACGGGGGCTTGTTGTACAACTTCTCGCAACGTTTATGTCTGACGCCTACCGATACGACTCGCCCCTGCCCGCCCGTCCTTACGCTGGACCAGCTCGACTGTGCCACGTACGTGCAAGGCATCTGTGAGGAAGGCCCGTATAGCAATAAATTAAGCTGGACGGACGCAACGACGGGCCCTAACGGTGCCGCCTGTGATCCGAACATTGTTCAATACAACATTTACTACAAACGCTACGGAGATACGGGTGACTTTGAGAAAATCGGTGAAACTAAATCGCCCCCAAGCCGCAACTTCACGCACGACAATCTTAGTAGTTACGCTGGGTGTTATTACGTAACTTCGGTGAATCGCTTTGGTACGGAGTCGGTTCCGAGTAACACCGTTTGCCAAGACAACTGTACGGATTACTCCCTACCGAACGTCATCACGCCCAACAGTGATGGCAAGAACGATACCTTCGAGCCGATTCGTTGTCCTCGTTTTGTGAAAAACGTACGGTTCCGGGTGTACAACCGCTGGGGCGTAAAAGTCTACGAGAGCAATGACAATGTGCTCATTGAGTGGGACGGACGAACCGACTCAGGAAAAGAACTGGCGGCAGGCACCTACTACTACGAAGCTCAGGTTACCTACGAACGCCTGAACCGGGCTGACGAAAATCGTCCGGCTATTTTGAAGAGCTGGGTACAGATTATTCGCTAG
- a CDS encoding thiol-disulfide oxidoreductase DCC family protein: MAVILFDGVCNFCNATINYIMDHDGGRHQFASLQSAYGQSILDQLNRPSLDFDSVLLWEDGRIYEKSEAALRIAHHVKGWQWLWTLRFLPLSIRDRVYGLIARNRYRWFGKRESCRLPSPKERLRFVG, translated from the coding sequence ATGGCAGTCATTCTCTTTGATGGCGTTTGTAATTTCTGTAACGCCACCATCAATTACATCATGGATCACGACGGCGGAAGGCACCAGTTTGCTTCCCTGCAATCTGCGTATGGACAATCTATACTTGACCAACTGAATCGGCCTTCCCTTGATTTTGATAGTGTACTGCTTTGGGAAGACGGTCGCATCTACGAGAAATCAGAAGCCGCCCTCCGCATCGCCCACCACGTCAAGGGCTGGCAATGGCTCTGGACCTTACGTTTTTTACCCCTTTCAATCCGCGACCGTGTGTATGGTCTGATTGCTCGGAACCGCTATCGGTGGTTTGGTAAACGCGAGAGTTGCCGACTACCAAGCCCCAAAGAGCGGCTTCGTTTTGTGGGATAA
- the fabD gene encoding ACP S-malonyltransferase — MKAYVFPGQGSQFSGMGKDLYERSEEARILFEKANDILGFRITDIMFNGSDEELKQTKVTQPAIFLHSVILASITPDLNPDMVAGHSLGEFSALVTAGVLSFEDGVRLVSKRALAMQRACEINPSTMAAVLSSLPDEQVAQLCEQVRQETGEIVVAANYNCPGQLVISGSHEGVRIAGERLKEAGAKRVLPLPVGGAFHSPLMEPAREELAAAIEVTPFHTAKFPVYQNVNAQPATQIDAIKTNLIAQLTAPVRWTQSVQAMRADGATLFVECGPGKVLQGLVKKIDAAAETAGV, encoded by the coding sequence ATGAAAGCTTATGTTTTCCCGGGTCAGGGATCGCAATTTTCGGGTATGGGAAAAGACCTGTACGAACGTTCCGAAGAAGCCCGCATTCTTTTTGAAAAGGCTAACGATATTTTAGGGTTTCGCATTACGGACATCATGTTCAATGGTTCCGATGAAGAACTCAAGCAAACGAAAGTTACGCAACCTGCTATTTTCCTGCATTCCGTGATTCTGGCATCTATCACGCCCGATCTAAATCCGGATATGGTCGCAGGTCATTCCCTGGGTGAATTCTCGGCTCTGGTTACGGCGGGTGTTTTATCGTTTGAAGATGGCGTACGACTGGTTTCCAAACGGGCTCTGGCGATGCAGCGAGCCTGCGAAATCAATCCTTCAACGATGGCGGCCGTTCTAAGCTCGCTGCCGGATGAGCAGGTAGCTCAGTTGTGTGAGCAGGTACGTCAGGAAACGGGTGAGATCGTCGTGGCAGCTAACTACAACTGCCCGGGTCAGCTGGTCATTTCCGGTTCGCACGAAGGCGTACGTATAGCGGGCGAACGCCTCAAGGAAGCAGGAGCCAAACGCGTATTGCCCCTGCCCGTGGGAGGAGCATTCCACTCCCCTTTGATGGAACCCGCTCGGGAAGAACTGGCTGCTGCCATCGAAGTGACCCCTTTCCATACGGCCAAGTTCCCCGTGTACCAAAACGTGAACGCCCAGCCCGCTACGCAGATTGACGCCATCAAAACGAATCTGATTGCTCAATTAACTGCTCCCGTACGCTGGACGCAGTCGGTGCAGGCCATGCGGGCCGATGGAGCCACCTTATTTGTTGAATGCGGTCCAGGTAAAGTTTTACAAGGACTGGTGAAGAAGATTGACGCCGCTGCAGAGACCGCAGGTGTGTAA
- a CDS encoding NUDIX hydrolase: MKVRPAVVLVENDHVLLTRYEYGDQTVFQLPGGNPDPGETLPETLMRELREELGIEIEVQGLLVMGEVLLPQLKQGVLHCVFLGTLVGGIPRINPAETTALEVVWQPLPSIAGLNLYPNVGVELLELVTGVRSSPYMGKIRQEWFG, translated from the coding sequence ATGAAAGTACGTCCCGCAGTCGTTTTGGTTGAAAATGACCATGTTTTACTGACTCGCTATGAATACGGTGATCAAACTGTTTTTCAGTTACCCGGCGGCAATCCGGATCCCGGCGAAACCCTGCCCGAAACGCTCATGCGGGAACTTCGGGAGGAACTAGGCATCGAGATTGAGGTACAGGGCTTGCTGGTGATGGGGGAGGTGCTACTCCCTCAGCTCAAACAGGGCGTTTTGCACTGCGTATTTCTGGGTACGTTAGTGGGAGGAATTCCCCGAATCAATCCGGCCGAGACAACTGCTCTGGAAGTCGTATGGCAACCCTTGCCAAGCATCGCTGGACTAAATCTGTATCCAAACGTGGGCGTTGAGTTGCTGGAACTGGTGACGGGCGTACGAAGCTCACCGTATATGGGCAAAATTCGCCAGGAATGGTTTGGTTAA
- a CDS encoding PASTA domain-containing protein, with protein sequence MAIYLNTRSRKDLIIHLMLVVGIILSLFLSFFFVYLPWSTNHGQSITVPDLRKANLEDVKATLSERKLDYIVSDCTFVPGVPPFTVLSQYPFPNSLVKEGRNIYLTVTMATAPMIRMPDLVSTNMGLRSALSLLRSVGLQEGNIRYIPDIAENAVLEQWYQGKKIEPGTQVPKGSKIELVVGNGIGNTELDVPNLIGVSLEEAEIIIKGSDLRMGTILYKQVPGAAPGTVVEQRPAPGIGTKINVGEIIDLWIAGKPDTDTGEGPTEPERN encoded by the coding sequence ATGGCCATTTATCTGAATACCCGTTCCCGAAAAGACCTGATCATTCACCTGATGCTGGTCGTCGGTATCATTCTTTCCTTGTTTCTTAGTTTTTTCTTCGTTTATCTGCCCTGGTCGACTAACCACGGACAAAGTATTACGGTCCCTGATTTACGAAAAGCGAACTTGGAAGATGTAAAAGCGACGCTGAGTGAACGAAAACTCGACTACATTGTCTCGGACTGCACCTTTGTGCCTGGCGTACCGCCTTTTACGGTGCTATCTCAGTACCCTTTTCCTAATTCACTGGTGAAGGAAGGTCGGAATATTTATCTCACTGTCACCATGGCGACGGCCCCCATGATTCGGATGCCGGATCTGGTATCCACGAACATGGGCCTTCGCAGTGCTCTATCGCTCTTACGCAGCGTGGGCTTGCAGGAAGGCAACATTCGCTACATTCCCGATATCGCCGAAAATGCCGTACTGGAACAATGGTACCAGGGCAAGAAGATTGAACCGGGCACCCAAGTTCCTAAAGGCTCCAAAATCGAACTGGTGGTGGGTAACGGGATTGGCAATACCGAACTCGACGTACCTAACCTGATTGGCGTTTCGCTGGAAGAAGCCGAAATCATCATCAAGGGCTCGGACCTTCGCATGGGTACCATCCTCTACAAGCAGGTCCCCGGAGCGGCCCCCGGTACGGTAGTCGAACAGCGACCCGCTCCCGGCATTGGTACCAAAATCAACGTGGGTGAAATTATTGATTTGTGGATCGCCGGAAAACCCGATACCGACACGGGTGAAGGCCCCACTGAACCCGAACGTAATTAA